From the Halalkalicoccus sp. CGA53 genome, one window contains:
- a CDS encoding arsinothricin resistance N-acetyltransferase ArsN1 family B has protein sequence MANSDDCTPIRRIYGVYVRETPISFELEVPSESEVRGRIEGVLERDPWLVCEHEGEVVGYAYATPFRGREAYQWSVESSVYVDDRYYRNGVARGLYESLFAILELQAYVGAFAGIALPNTASVGLHESMGFEPVGIYRNVGYKDGEWHDVGWWQRLIRSPPADPTPPRPVDEVRDCSGWDDALSAGASSIRL, from the coding sequence ATGGCAAATTCCGACGACTGCACTCCAATACGCCGAATTTACGGCGTCTACGTTCGTGAAACCCCGATCTCGTTCGAGCTCGAGGTCCCGAGCGAGTCGGAGGTGCGAGGGCGGATCGAGGGGGTCCTCGAGCGCGACCCGTGGCTCGTCTGCGAGCACGAGGGTGAGGTCGTCGGCTACGCCTACGCCACGCCGTTTCGGGGCCGCGAGGCCTACCAGTGGTCGGTCGAGTCCTCGGTCTACGTCGACGACCGCTACTACCGGAACGGTGTCGCTCGCGGGCTCTACGAGTCGCTCTTCGCGATCCTCGAACTGCAGGCCTACGTCGGTGCCTTCGCCGGGATCGCCCTTCCCAACACGGCGAGCGTCGGGCTCCACGAGTCGATGGGGTTCGAACCCGTGGGGATCTATCGAAACGTCGGCTACAAGGACGGCGAGTGGCACGACGTGGGCTGGTGGCAGCGACTGATCCGGTCGCCGCCGGCGGATCCCACCCCGCCGCGTCCGGTCGACGAGGTCAGGGACTGCTCCGGCTGGGACGACGCGCTCTCGGCGGGAGCGTCGTCGATCCGGCTCTGA
- a CDS encoding DUF7123 family protein, producing MSDLATDDERILRYLRDSASAGKEYFRAKNIAEALGLSSKQVGARLPRLAEESEEVEIEKWSRARSTTWRVTCP from the coding sequence ATGAGCGACCTCGCGACGGACGACGAACGGATCCTGCGCTATCTCCGCGACAGCGCCTCCGCCGGAAAGGAGTACTTCCGAGCGAAGAACATCGCCGAGGCGCTCGGGCTCTCGTCGAAGCAGGTCGGCGCCCGCCTGCCGCGGCTCGCAGAGGAGTCGGAGGAGGTCGAGATCGAGAAGTGGTCGCGCGCCCGGTCGACGACCTGGCGCGTGACCTGCCCGTAG
- a CDS encoding acyl-CoA dehydrogenase family protein yields the protein MEFDLPAEHRMIQGTVREFCEEEIAPIAQELEDEHRYPAEEFDELAALDVMGVPIAEGYGGLGGDQLMYAVVTEELGRVSGSIGLSYAAHVSLASKPIELFGTEEQKERWLRPLATGEEIGAWALTEPGSGSDASGMSTTAVKDGDEWVLDGTKQFITNASEAGSVLVKAVTDTDAGYDGISTFIVDPREDDGFEVTTVWEKMGLNASPTCEIALDDVRLPDDRLLGEVGDGWPQTMKTLDGGRISIAALSTGLAQGAYEAAKEYATEREQFGKPISKFDAVRDMIVGMDRKTERARLLTQKAATTYDAGEDVTRLSALAKLDASEAAREVAEDAVQVLGGYGYTTDFAPQRFYRDAKLMEIGEGTSEIQHLVIGRELGL from the coding sequence ATGGAGTTCGACCTGCCCGCCGAACACCGGATGATCCAGGGGACGGTCCGCGAGTTCTGCGAGGAGGAGATCGCGCCGATCGCCCAGGAGCTAGAGGACGAGCACCGCTATCCCGCCGAGGAGTTCGACGAACTCGCGGCACTCGACGTGATGGGCGTGCCGATCGCCGAGGGTTACGGCGGTCTCGGCGGCGACCAGCTCATGTACGCGGTCGTCACCGAGGAGCTGGGTCGGGTTTCGGGCTCGATCGGGCTCTCCTACGCCGCCCACGTCAGCCTCGCCTCGAAGCCGATCGAGCTGTTCGGCACCGAGGAGCAGAAAGAGCGCTGGCTTCGCCCGCTCGCGACCGGCGAGGAGATCGGCGCGTGGGCGCTCACCGAACCCGGCTCCGGTTCGGACGCCTCCGGGATGTCGACCACCGCCGTGAAAGACGGCGACGAGTGGGTGCTCGACGGTACCAAGCAGTTCATCACGAACGCGAGCGAGGCCGGATCGGTGCTCGTGAAGGCAGTCACCGACACCGACGCGGGCTACGACGGCATCTCCACCTTCATCGTCGATCCCAGGGAGGACGACGGCTTCGAGGTGACGACGGTCTGGGAGAAGATGGGGCTCAACGCCTCTCCCACCTGCGAGATCGCGCTCGACGACGTCAGACTTCCCGATGACCGGCTGCTCGGCGAGGTCGGCGACGGCTGGCCACAGACGATGAAGACGCTCGACGGGGGGCGGATCTCGATCGCGGCGCTCTCGACCGGCCTCGCGCAGGGGGCCTACGAGGCGGCCAAGGAGTACGCGACGGAGCGAGAGCAGTTCGGCAAACCGATCTCGAAGTTCGACGCGGTCCGGGACATGATCGTCGGGATGGACCGGAAGACCGAGCGCGCACGGCTGCTCACACAGAAGGCCGCGACGACCTACGACGCGGGCGAGGACGTCACCCGACTGAGCGCGCTGGCGAAGCTCGACGCCTCGGAGGCCGCCCGGGAGGTCGCCGAGGACGCCGTACAAGTGTTGGGGGGCTACGGCTACACGACCGACTTCGCCCCACAGCGCTTTTACCGCGACGCGAAGCTGATGGAGATCGGCGAAGGCACCAGCGAGATCCAGCACCTCGTGATCGGGCGCGAACTCGGGCTCTGA
- a CDS encoding RIO1 family regulatory kinase/ATPase domain-containing protein, with protein sequence MELRRLVRGQVEWSRLERVGREIARRYDREGVRVEFLEAENWLSTPCVVDREWFVKVISPQNALVHALFTGARNAGVFSRGEEGFFERYDGPVEMASHELEATERLRSIGVNVPQPIESFAVGDLGVLVLEYLPDFRTFDELGAGEVGRLAPELFDLLSTMHENGLAHGDLRDENVLVCDGELYVIDVTNVRSDGMRAARAYDVACALSVLSPVLGSKRAVTLALERYTVEDVLAAREFVDLVNLRPDHDFDAARVKGEIEKRAS encoded by the coding sequence ATGGAGCTACGCCGACTGGTTCGAGGGCAGGTCGAGTGGTCGCGACTCGAACGGGTCGGCCGGGAGATCGCCCGCCGCTACGACCGCGAGGGGGTCAGAGTGGAGTTCCTCGAGGCAGAGAACTGGCTCTCGACGCCGTGTGTCGTCGACCGGGAGTGGTTCGTGAAGGTGATCAGCCCGCAGAACGCGCTCGTCCACGCGCTGTTCACGGGCGCCCGAAACGCCGGCGTCTTCTCCCGCGGCGAGGAGGGCTTCTTCGAGCGCTACGACGGCCCCGTCGAGATGGCCAGCCACGAACTGGAGGCGACCGAGCGGCTCCGATCGATCGGCGTCAACGTCCCGCAGCCGATCGAGTCGTTCGCCGTCGGCGATCTTGGAGTGCTCGTCCTCGAGTACCTCCCCGACTTTCGTACCTTCGACGAACTCGGAGCCGGGGAGGTCGGACGCCTCGCCCCGGAGCTGTTCGACCTGCTCTCGACGATGCACGAGAACGGCCTCGCCCACGGCGACCTCCGGGACGAGAACGTGCTCGTCTGTGACGGCGAACTCTACGTCATCGACGTGACGAACGTGCGCTCGGACGGGATGCGGGCGGCCCGCGCCTACGACGTCGCCTGCGCGCTGTCGGTGCTCTCGCCCGTCCTCGGGTCGAAGCGGGCGGTGACGCTCGCGCTGGAGCGCTACACGGTCGAGGACGTCCTCGCCGCCCGCGAGTTCGTCGACCTCGTGAACCTCAGACCCGACCACGACTTCGACGCCGCGCGCGTGAAAGGCGAGATCGAGAAACGCGCGAGTTGA
- the ggt gene encoding gamma-glutamyltransferase — MEFTYPWGFNSRRSATMATNGMVATSHPLAARTGVSVLEEGGTAADAAVATAAVLNVVEPHMTGIGGDMFALTQFDEEYRALNGSGRAPAEADIETYRDRTNSVGDDGEPAMPEDGGMPVTVPGALDGWRTLLDAYGNFELAELLAPAIGYAREGFPVTEYISQQWANSAERIEQFDESRETFLPNGEAPSPGQRFSNAAFAESLETIADEGIDALYGGEIGEAIVETAREHGGALSLADLESHESEWTEPISTEYRGVEVLEHPPNGQGIVALEALNIAEEFDLAPDVGDEERLHTLIEATKIGFADGHAHVTDPEFADVPTETMLSKSYAADRAGEIDYGAGEYGARAGEHANTVYLTVVDGDGNAVSFINSVYMGFGSALTASGFALQNRGHSFSLDPDHANALEAGKRPFHTIIPAMLREDGEFRASWGVMGGSMQPPGHLQVVANLVDSGLNPQTALDAPRFRFLEGKRVALETNRLSKETVSGLMERGHDLVEEDTFLGEGGHFGGGQFIYRDPDGTLIGGSDPRRDGQAIGF, encoded by the coding sequence ATGGAGTTCACGTACCCCTGGGGATTCAACTCGCGGCGGTCGGCGACGATGGCCACGAACGGGATGGTCGCGACGAGCCACCCGCTCGCGGCGAGAACCGGCGTTTCGGTGCTAGAAGAGGGCGGAACGGCCGCCGACGCGGCGGTCGCCACGGCGGCGGTGTTGAACGTCGTCGAGCCACACATGACCGGCATCGGCGGCGACATGTTCGCGCTCACCCAGTTCGACGAGGAGTACCGCGCGCTCAACGGCAGCGGCCGCGCGCCCGCGGAGGCGGACATCGAGACGTATCGCGATCGAACGAACAGCGTCGGCGACGACGGCGAGCCGGCGATGCCCGAGGACGGCGGGATGCCCGTGACGGTCCCCGGCGCGCTCGACGGCTGGCGGACGCTCCTCGACGCCTACGGCAACTTCGAACTCGCGGAGCTGCTCGCCCCGGCGATCGGGTACGCACGCGAGGGCTTTCCCGTCACGGAGTACATCTCCCAGCAGTGGGCGAACAGCGCCGAGCGGATCGAGCAGTTCGACGAGAGCAGGGAGACGTTCCTCCCGAACGGGGAGGCACCGTCCCCCGGTCAGCGCTTTTCGAACGCGGCGTTCGCCGAGAGCCTGGAGACGATCGCGGATGAGGGGATCGACGCGCTCTACGGCGGCGAGATCGGCGAGGCTATCGTCGAGACCGCCAGAGAACACGGCGGCGCACTCTCGCTCGCGGACCTCGAGTCCCACGAGAGCGAGTGGACCGAGCCGATCAGCACGGAGTACAGGGGCGTTGAGGTGCTCGAGCACCCGCCGAACGGCCAGGGGATCGTCGCGCTCGAGGCGCTCAACATCGCGGAGGAGTTCGACCTCGCGCCCGACGTCGGCGACGAGGAGCGACTCCACACCCTGATCGAGGCGACCAAGATCGGTTTCGCCGACGGCCACGCCCACGTCACCGACCCCGAGTTCGCGGACGTACCGACGGAGACGATGCTCTCGAAGTCCTACGCCGCAGACCGCGCTGGCGAGATCGACTACGGCGCTGGCGAGTACGGCGCCCGCGCCGGCGAGCACGCGAACACGGTCTACCTCACGGTCGTCGACGGGGACGGAAACGCGGTCTCGTTCATCAACAGCGTCTACATGGGCTTCGGCAGCGCGCTCACTGCGAGCGGCTTCGCGCTGCAGAACCGCGGGCACTCGTTCAGCCTCGACCCCGATCACGCGAACGCGCTCGAGGCCGGGAAGCGACCGTTCCACACGATCATCCCCGCGATGCTCAGGGAAGACGGCGAGTTCCGCGCCTCCTGGGGCGTGATGGGCGGTTCGATGCAGCCACCGGGTCACCTCCAGGTCGTCGCGAACCTCGTCGACTCGGGGCTCAACCCCCAGACCGCGCTCGACGCCCCCCGGTTCCGGTTCCTAGAGGGCAAGCGCGTCGCGCTGGAGACGAACCGGCTCTCGAAGGAGACCGTCTCCGGACTGATGGAGCGCGGACACGACCTCGTCGAGGAGGACACGTTCCTCGGCGAGGGCGGACACTTCGGCGGCGGCCAGTTCATCTATCGCGACCCGGACGGGACGCTGATCGGCGGGTCGGACCCGAGGCGCGACGGCCAGGCGATCGGGTTCTAG
- a CDS encoding DUF7525 family protein, which produces MATHTEVTSDRAIGYAMLFGVLGVVGSALLFVAPFGPGDLVGAGGFALAMIAGLALVVAVQVYD; this is translated from the coding sequence ATGGCAACCCACACGGAGGTCACCTCGGACCGGGCGATCGGCTACGCGATGCTCTTCGGCGTCCTCGGCGTCGTCGGCTCCGCGTTGCTGTTCGTCGCCCCGTTCGGCCCCGGCGACCTCGTCGGCGCGGGCGGGTTCGCGCTCGCGATGATCGCGGGGCTCGCGCTCGTCGTCGCGGTGCAGGTGTACGACTGA
- a CDS encoding SRPBCC family protein, translating to MTVRVERQFALAAEPEEVWAFISDPEKRAGAISVVDEFELRSEDGREATWHVSLPIPMVRRTVRVDTRDVTREPPTYVEFTGTSKVMNVVGKHRIEERDEGCVLINEFVVDGKLPGVERFFKRNLDGELENLERALRDDLHADG from the coding sequence ATGACTGTTCGGGTCGAACGGCAGTTCGCGCTCGCGGCCGAGCCGGAGGAGGTCTGGGCGTTCATCTCCGATCCCGAGAAACGCGCCGGGGCGATCAGCGTCGTCGACGAGTTCGAACTCCGGAGCGAGGACGGCCGGGAGGCGACCTGGCACGTCTCGCTTCCGATCCCGATGGTGCGTCGTACCGTCCGCGTCGACACCCGCGACGTGACGCGCGAACCGCCGACGTACGTCGAGTTTACCGGCACGTCGAAGGTGATGAACGTCGTCGGCAAACACCGGATCGAGGAGCGCGACGAGGGGTGTGTCCTGATCAACGAGTTCGTCGTCGACGGGAAGCTCCCCGGGGTCGAGCGATTCTTCAAGCGGAACCTCGACGGCGAACTCGAGAACCTGGAGCGGGCGCTCCGAGACGACCTGCACGCGGACGGCTGA
- a CDS encoding aldehyde dehydrogenase family protein: MSQQQQQVAKHYIAGEWTDGDGEETFESHNPATGETLREFRRATESDVDRALAAADDAKEEWRALSHIDRAEYLWEIYHELRERTDELAEIVTKECGKEISEGRADVVEAYHMVEWAAGDARHPKGDVVPSEIGAKDAYMRRKPRGVIGCITPWNFPVAIPFWHMAVSLVEGNTVVWKPAEQTPWCGQIIAEMFEDAGIPDGVFNMVQGFGDAGAAIVDDERVDTVLFTGSAEVGHEISGKVGAEAGKLAACEMGGKNGIVVTDHADMEIALHSAVMSSFKTTGQRCVSSERLIVHSDLYDEFKERFVEMAENVSVGDPLDEGTFMGPAIEPAHVEKIGKHNELAEKEGATVLVDRFELDEEEIPDGHEEGNWVGPFVYEVEYDSDLRCLKEECFGPHVALVEYDGDIEEAVEIHNDTPYGLAGAIVSEDYRQINYYRDNAEVGLSYGNLPCIGAEVQLPFGGVKKSGNGYPSAREVIEAVTERTAWTLNNSKEIQMAQGLSAEIKTSQD; encoded by the coding sequence ATGAGCCAACAGCAACAGCAGGTCGCGAAACACTACATCGCGGGCGAATGGACCGACGGCGACGGCGAAGAGACGTTCGAGAGTCACAACCCGGCGACCGGGGAAACTCTACGCGAGTTCCGACGCGCCACCGAGAGCGACGTCGACCGCGCGCTCGCCGCCGCCGACGACGCGAAAGAGGAGTGGCGGGCCCTCTCGCACATCGACCGCGCGGAGTACCTCTGGGAGATCTACCACGAACTCAGGGAGCGCACCGACGAACTCGCCGAGATCGTCACCAAGGAGTGCGGCAAGGAGATCTCCGAGGGCCGTGCGGACGTCGTCGAGGCCTACCACATGGTCGAGTGGGCCGCCGGCGACGCCCGCCACCCGAAAGGCGACGTCGTCCCCTCGGAGATCGGCGCGAAGGACGCCTACATGCGGCGGAAACCCCGTGGCGTGATCGGCTGCATCACGCCGTGGAACTTCCCAGTAGCCATCCCGTTCTGGCACATGGCGGTCTCGCTCGTCGAGGGCAACACCGTCGTGTGGAAGCCCGCCGAACAGACGCCGTGGTGCGGCCAGATCATCGCGGAGATGTTCGAGGACGCGGGCATACCTGACGGGGTGTTCAACATGGTCCAGGGCTTCGGCGACGCCGGTGCGGCGATCGTCGACGACGAGCGGGTCGACACCGTCCTGTTCACCGGGAGCGCCGAGGTCGGCCACGAGATCAGCGGGAAGGTCGGCGCAGAAGCCGGAAAACTCGCCGCCTGCGAGATGGGCGGGAAGAACGGCATCGTCGTCACCGACCACGCCGACATGGAGATCGCGCTCCACTCGGCGGTGATGTCGAGTTTCAAAACCACCGGCCAGCGCTGTGTCTCCTCCGAGCGCCTGATTGTCCACTCTGACCTGTATGACGAGTTCAAAGAGCGCTTCGTCGAGATGGCCGAGAACGTCTCGGTCGGCGATCCGCTCGACGAGGGCACCTTCATGGGCCCGGCGATCGAGCCCGCCCACGTCGAGAAGATCGGAAAGCACAACGAACTCGCGGAGAAGGAGGGCGCGACGGTGCTCGTCGACCGGTTCGAGCTAGACGAGGAGGAGATACCCGACGGTCACGAGGAGGGCAACTGGGTCGGGCCGTTCGTATACGAGGTCGAGTACGACAGCGACCTCCGGTGTCTGAAAGAGGAGTGTTTCGGCCCGCACGTCGCGCTCGTCGAGTACGACGGCGACATCGAGGAGGCCGTCGAGATCCACAACGACACGCCCTACGGGCTCGCGGGGGCGATCGTCTCGGAGGACTACCGGCAGATCAACTACTACCGCGACAACGCCGAGGTTGGCCTCTCCTACGGTAACCTTCCCTGTATCGGCGCGGAGGTCCAGCTCCCGTTCGGCGGCGTGAAAAAGAGCGGTAACGGCTACCCGAGCGCCCGCGAGGTGATCGAGGCGGTCACCGAGCGCACCGCGTGGACGCTCAACAACTCGAAGGAGATCCAGATGGCTCAGGGGCTCTCCGCCGAGATCAAGACGAGCCAGGACTGA